The Phycisphaeraceae bacterium genome has a window encoding:
- a CDS encoding ABC transporter permease yields MRRLPLDYAIRNLGRSPTRLLLTVGGSGLLVLIVLTAAAFVRGMGLSLQGSGGANNVILLGTGSEESVERSEIGARVAGIVAGTIRGIREDMGTPFVSPEVHVQLPTRLARDGERGALVMVRGVTPAALLVHDQVRLVEGRLPMQGRNEVMVGGATSTRLGVRSDELAVGGELWIDKQPWIIVGRFEALGTVMDAEIWTSLTDLKTAMKRETDSCVILTLDPQAGEYSDVDLFARTRLDLELTAIPETAYYARLSAFFAPIRAVVWITAGLIAIGGLLGGLNTMYAAFVSRVREFGTLQALGFRRVAILASLVQESVVATAAGALIGSALGLWLLDGVAVRFSIGAFGLVVDAPVLGVSLGAGLILGVIGAMPPGIRCLRMPIPSALKAV; encoded by the coding sequence GTGCGACGACTCCCCCTCGATTACGCCATCCGCAACCTCGGGCGGTCGCCCACGCGCCTGCTGCTCACGGTGGGCGGCAGCGGCCTGCTGGTCCTCATCGTGCTCACGGCGGCGGCGTTCGTGCGCGGCATGGGGCTGTCGCTGCAGGGATCGGGCGGGGCGAACAACGTCATCCTGCTGGGCACGGGCAGCGAGGAATCGGTGGAGCGCAGCGAGATCGGCGCCCGCGTGGCGGGCATCGTGGCCGGCACCATCCGCGGCATCCGCGAGGACATGGGCACCCCCTTCGTCTCGCCCGAGGTCCACGTGCAGCTCCCCACTCGCCTCGCGCGGGACGGCGAGCGAGGCGCACTGGTGATGGTGCGAGGCGTCACCCCCGCCGCACTGCTCGTGCACGACCAGGTGCGCCTCGTCGAAGGACGCCTGCCGATGCAGGGGCGCAATGAAGTGATGGTCGGCGGCGCAACGTCCACGCGGCTGGGCGTGCGTTCCGACGAACTGGCCGTCGGAGGCGAGTTGTGGATCGACAAGCAGCCGTGGATCATCGTGGGCCGCTTCGAGGCGCTGGGAACGGTGATGGACGCCGAGATCTGGACATCGCTGACCGACCTCAAGACCGCCATGAAGCGTGAGACGGATTCATGCGTGATCCTGACGCTTGATCCCCAAGCAGGAGAGTATTCCGATGTCGATCTCTTCGCGCGCACCCGGCTGGACCTGGAGCTGACGGCGATTCCCGAAACCGCCTACTACGCCCGGCTGTCGGCGTTCTTCGCGCCGATCCGCGCGGTGGTATGGATCACCGCCGGACTCATCGCCATCGGCGGGCTGCTGGGCGGATTGAACACCATGTACGCGGCCTTCGTGTCGCGGGTGCGCGAGTTTGGCACGCTGCAGGCGCTGGGGTTTCGTCGCGTCGCCATCCTCGCCTCGCTGGTGCAGGAGTCGGTGGTCGCCACCGCCGCCGGGGCGCTGATCGGCAGCGCCCTTGGGCTGTGGCTGCTGGACGGCGTGGCGGTGCGGTTCTCCATCGGCGCGTTCGGGCTGGTGGTGGACGCCCCCGTGCTGGGCGTGTCGCTCGGCGCGGGACTGATACTGGGCGTGATCGGCGCGATGCCGCCCGGCATACGCTGTCTGCGCATGCCCATCCCCAGCGCGCTCAAGGCGGTCTGA
- a CDS encoding ABC transporter ATP-binding protein — protein MPFIECRNLSKSYYKGDVTITPLQSLDLDVEPGEFLALMGPSGSGKTTLLNLIAGIDRPTTGVLRVGGTDIATLSRGRLASWRAKNVGYIFQLYNLVPVLTAYENIELPLLLHGLSRRQRHERVRAALDLVDMADRHDHYPRQLSGGQEQRVAIARAIVTEPTLIVADEPTGDLDRESAANIMDLLTRLSKELGRTLIMVTHDAHCASYAGRTVHLEKGRLVEAEQVVAVGAR, from the coding sequence ATGCCCTTCATTGAGTGCCGCAATCTCAGCAAGTCGTACTACAAGGGCGACGTGACCATCACGCCGCTCCAGTCGCTCGACCTGGACGTGGAGCCGGGGGAATTCCTGGCGCTGATGGGCCCGTCCGGCAGCGGCAAGACCACCCTGCTCAACCTGATCGCGGGAATCGACCGCCCCACCACGGGCGTGCTGCGTGTGGGCGGCACCGACATCGCCACGCTGTCGCGCGGACGGCTGGCTTCATGGCGGGCGAAGAACGTCGGCTACATCTTCCAGCTCTACAACCTGGTGCCGGTGCTGACCGCCTACGAGAACATCGAGCTGCCGCTGCTGCTGCATGGTCTGTCCAGGCGTCAGCGGCACGAACGGGTGCGGGCGGCGCTGGACCTGGTGGACATGGCCGACCGCCACGACCACTACCCGAGGCAGCTCTCCGGTGGGCAGGAGCAGCGCGTGGCCATCGCGCGGGCCATCGTCACCGAACCGACGCTGATCGTCGCCGATGAGCCCACCGGCGACCTCGACCGCGAATCGGCCGCGAACATCATGGACCTGCTCACCCGGCTGTCGAAGGAACTGGGGCGCACGCTCATCATGGTGACGCATGACGCGCACTGCGCGTCGTACGCCGGGCGGACGGTCCATCTGGAGAAGGGGCGGCTGGTGGAGGCCGAACAGGTCGTCGCCGTCGGCGCCCGCTGA
- a CDS encoding efflux RND transporter periplasmic adaptor subunit yields the protein MVTRSTGNLLTLAAGAPTRGRGGAIDVPRPRFRWSTRVLLPLAMLLGAVGVLGYSARESLRPAVEVTVLPVIARPPALIEASPEARSASTPAARVILAQAPGWVEPEPYAVLVQPLIEGVVREVHVLEGERVEAGQVVVTLIDEDARLALERADAEVLTERASVERMKADLPIALARVAELRDEVERKRGLVEIRGISEGEFTRLTLRLKAAEAEADAARAAVAVAEAALKRAEVERRTAQLALERTVIRAPVSGVVLSRTVQPGTRISMAISGGGGGGGAGGGGAGMSAMLSLYDPARLQVRADVPLADFGKIALGTRAEVTTEALPDVVLTGEVRRIVHEADIQRNTVAVKVVLDAPPSVLKPDMLMRVRFVSGGEATSAGAGAPRDGEAVAELRLYVPEAALTERASDRAVVWLARPTRGGRAVAERRDVTLQSAADAGYVRVLDGVKAGDRVIVQSSGPLAPGGIVRVRDDSIAVHAMEGAVDHALH from the coding sequence ATGGTGACCCGATCCACCGGCAATCTGCTCACGCTGGCCGCGGGCGCCCCGACGAGGGGGCGAGGCGGCGCAATCGACGTTCCCCGCCCCCGCTTCCGCTGGTCCACGCGCGTGCTGCTGCCCCTGGCGATGCTGCTGGGCGCCGTGGGGGTGCTGGGCTACAGCGCCCGGGAGTCGCTGCGACCCGCGGTCGAGGTGACGGTGCTGCCAGTCATCGCACGCCCGCCCGCGCTGATCGAAGCGTCGCCCGAAGCACGATCCGCGTCCACTCCGGCCGCGCGGGTGATTCTCGCCCAGGCCCCGGGATGGGTCGAGCCGGAGCCCTACGCGGTGCTGGTCCAGCCGCTCATTGAGGGCGTGGTGCGCGAGGTGCACGTGCTCGAGGGCGAGCGCGTGGAGGCGGGGCAGGTCGTGGTCACGCTGATCGACGAGGATGCGCGGCTGGCGCTCGAACGGGCCGATGCGGAAGTGCTCACCGAGCGGGCGTCCGTCGAGCGAATGAAGGCCGACCTGCCGATCGCGCTGGCTCGCGTCGCCGAACTGCGCGATGAGGTTGAGCGCAAGCGCGGCCTGGTCGAGATTCGCGGCATTTCCGAAGGCGAGTTCACCCGCCTGACGCTGCGCCTGAAGGCGGCCGAAGCGGAGGCCGACGCCGCTCGCGCGGCCGTCGCCGTGGCCGAGGCGGCGCTGAAGCGGGCGGAAGTCGAGCGCCGCACCGCTCAGCTCGCCCTGGAGCGCACGGTGATCCGCGCGCCCGTGTCGGGCGTGGTCCTGTCGCGCACCGTGCAGCCGGGCACGCGCATCAGCATGGCGATTTCCGGGGGCGGGGGCGGGGGCGGGGCCGGGGGGGGCGGCGCGGGCATGTCGGCGATGCTCTCGCTCTACGACCCCGCGCGGCTGCAGGTGCGGGCGGATGTGCCCCTGGCCGACTTCGGCAAGATCGCCTTGGGCACGCGAGCCGAAGTGACCACTGAGGCCCTGCCCGATGTCGTGCTGACCGGCGAGGTGCGCCGCATCGTGCATGAGGCGGACATTCAGCGCAACACCGTGGCGGTGAAGGTGGTGCTGGACGCGCCGCCCTCCGTGCTCAAGCCCGACATGCTGATGCGGGTGCGCTTCGTCAGCGGGGGCGAGGCGACATCCGCCGGCGCCGGGGCGCCGCGCGACGGCGAGGCCGTCGCCGAACTTCGGCTGTATGTGCCCGAGGCCGCGCTGACCGAGCGAGCGTCGGATCGCGCCGTGGTATGGCTGGCCCGTCCCACGCGCGGCGGCCGCGCCGTGGCGGAACGGCGCGACGTCACGCTCCAGTCCGCCGCTGACGCCGGCTACGTCCGGGTTCTCGACGGGGTGAAGGCGGGCGACCGTGTGATCGTTCAATCGAGTGGGCCGCTGGCGCCCGGCGGCATCGTGCGCGTCCGCGATGATTCGATCGCCGTCCACGCCATGGAAGGAGCCGTCGATCATGCCCTTCATTGA
- a CDS encoding HAD hydrolase family protein, producing the protein MADDPGEIRLLCLDVDGVLTDGGIFIDDQGVETKRYHVRDGSGLVMWRKLGYQTALISGRTGMCVTHRARELGIRHVLLGVPDKGEAVGRLATELDIPLEQVAAMGDDLPDLPMLRMVGYPMAVADACREVRETARFVTVRPGGFGAVREAVEHLLKAHNRWSDALALFGIQDHD; encoded by the coding sequence ATGGCGGATGATCCCGGCGAGATTCGGCTGCTCTGTCTCGACGTGGACGGCGTGCTCACCGATGGCGGCATCTTCATCGACGATCAGGGGGTGGAGACCAAGCGATACCACGTCCGCGACGGCAGCGGGCTGGTCATGTGGCGCAAACTGGGGTACCAGACGGCGTTGATTTCCGGTCGCACGGGCATGTGCGTCACGCACCGGGCGCGGGAACTGGGCATCCGCCACGTCCTGCTGGGGGTGCCGGACAAGGGCGAGGCGGTGGGGCGACTGGCGACGGAACTGGATATCCCGCTGGAGCAGGTGGCCGCGATGGGCGACGACCTGCCCGACCTGCCCATGCTGCGGATGGTCGGCTATCCTATGGCTGTGGCCGACGCCTGCCGCGAGGTACGCGAGACGGCGCGGTTCGTCACGGTGCGTCCGGGCGGCTTCGGGGCCGTGCGCGAGGCGGTGGAGCACCTTCTCAAGGCGCACAACCGCTGGTCGGACGCCTTGGCCCTCTTCGGAATCCAGGACCATGACTGA
- a CDS encoding prepilin-type N-terminal cleavage/methylation domain-containing protein, whose translation MSDRKVQGRPARGMTLVELLIVIVALGILAAIVFPKYNSIESEARAKSAASNVRRVRELIQVHRHSGLYPLNEQGVPEEIHAEWFRGTGIPEHSWTGRVMRIQRIAAGATTLYPLEKTFDLNDANAVNAWYNLDNGRFCILVPPRADDADTLALFNLANSCEAASLDQTQ comes from the coding sequence ATGTCTGACCGGAAGGTTCAGGGTCGCCCCGCGCGCGGCATGACGCTGGTCGAACTGCTCATCGTCATCGTGGCGCTGGGGATCCTGGCGGCGATCGTCTTCCCCAAGTACAACTCGATCGAGTCCGAAGCCAGGGCCAAGAGCGCCGCGTCGAACGTGCGCCGCGTGCGCGAGCTGATCCAGGTGCACCGGCACTCCGGGCTGTATCCGCTCAACGAGCAGGGGGTGCCGGAGGAGATTCACGCCGAGTGGTTCCGGGGCACGGGCATTCCCGAGCACTCCTGGACGGGCCGGGTGATGCGGATTCAGCGCATCGCCGCCGGGGCGACGACGCTCTACCCCCTCGAGAAGACGTTTGACCTGAACGACGCCAACGCGGTCAACGCGTGGTACAACCTCGACAATGGCCGGTTCTGCATCCTCGTGCCGCCCCGCGCTGACGATGCGGACACATTGGCGCTGTTCAACCTCGCCAACTCGTGCGAGGCCGCGTCGCTCGATCAGACGCAGTAG
- the groL gene encoding chaperonin GroEL (60 kDa chaperone family; promotes refolding of misfolded polypeptides especially under stressful conditions; forms two stacked rings of heptamers to form a barrel-shaped 14mer; ends can be capped by GroES; misfolded proteins enter the barrel where they are refolded when GroES binds) codes for MAAKQIAYDTDARERILRGVQKLSKAVKVTLGPSGRVVVLEKSFGAPTVTKDGVTVAKEIELSDPYENMGAQMVKEVASKSSKDAGDGTTTATIYAEAIFSEGLKNITAGANANAVKRGIDMAVGAIVEELGRMSTPVKTSEQIAQVGTCSANQDAHIGKIIAEAMDKVGKDGVITVEEGKSLETEVQLVEGMQFDKGYLSPHFITNPATMECVLEDAYILVHEKKITSAKDLIPVLGKVAESGKSILIVAEDIEGEALATLVVNKLRGVLKVCAVKAPGFGDRRKAMLEDIAVLTGGTAIMEELGIDLEKVTLNDLGRAKKITIDKDNTTIVEGAGKTSDIQGRIEQIKAQIEASTSDYDTEKLQERLAKLAGGVAQINVGAATEVEMKEKKARVEDALHACRAAVEEGILPGGGVAVLRARKALEKARKSAKGDEKIGVDIVSRAVSAPIKQIAANTGLDGSIVAQKVEESSDQNFGFNAMTHQYEDLVKSGVIVPTKVERVALQNAASIAGLLLTTDCAIVEIKEKKEKAPAGGGGMDDMDY; via the coding sequence ATGGCTGCGAAACAGATCGCCTACGACACCGACGCCCGCGAGCGCATCCTGCGCGGCGTGCAGAAGCTCTCCAAGGCCGTCAAGGTCACGCTCGGTCCCTCGGGACGCGTCGTGGTGCTGGAGAAGTCCTTCGGCGCGCCCACCGTCACCAAGGACGGGGTGACCGTCGCCAAGGAGATCGAACTGAGCGACCCCTATGAGAACATGGGCGCCCAGATGGTCAAGGAAGTCGCCAGCAAGTCCAGCAAGGACGCGGGCGACGGCACCACCACCGCCACCATCTACGCCGAGGCCATCTTCTCCGAGGGGCTCAAGAACATCACCGCCGGCGCCAACGCCAACGCGGTGAAGCGCGGCATCGACATGGCGGTCGGCGCCATCGTCGAGGAGCTCGGCCGCATGTCCACCCCCGTCAAGACCAGCGAGCAGATCGCCCAGGTCGGCACCTGCTCCGCCAACCAGGATGCTCACATCGGCAAGATCATCGCCGAGGCGATGGACAAGGTCGGCAAGGACGGCGTGATCACCGTCGAGGAGGGCAAGTCGCTCGAGACCGAGGTGCAGCTTGTCGAGGGCATGCAGTTCGACAAGGGCTACCTCTCGCCTCACTTCATCACCAACCCCGCCACCATGGAGTGCGTGCTGGAGGACGCCTACATCCTCGTCCACGAAAAGAAGATCACCAGCGCCAAGGATCTCATCCCGGTCCTGGGCAAGGTGGCGGAGAGCGGCAAGAGCATCCTCATCGTCGCCGAGGACATCGAGGGCGAGGCCCTGGCCACCCTCGTGGTCAACAAGCTGCGAGGCGTGCTCAAGGTCTGCGCCGTCAAGGCCCCGGGCTTCGGCGACCGACGCAAGGCCATGCTGGAGGACATCGCCGTGCTCACCGGCGGCACCGCCATCATGGAGGAGCTGGGCATCGACCTGGAGAAGGTGACGCTCAACGACCTGGGCCGCGCCAAGAAGATCACCATCGACAAGGACAACACCACCATCGTCGAGGGCGCGGGCAAGACCAGCGACATCCAGGGCCGCATCGAGCAGATCAAGGCCCAGATCGAGGCGTCCACCAGCGACTACGACACCGAGAAGCTGCAGGAGCGGCTCGCCAAGCTGGCGGGCGGGGTGGCGCAGATCAACGTGGGCGCCGCGACGGAAGTCGAGATGAAGGAGAAGAAGGCCCGCGTCGAGGACGCCCTGCACGCCTGCCGCGCCGCGGTGGAGGAAGGCATCCTGCCGGGCGGCGGCGTCGCCGTGCTCCGTGCCCGCAAGGCGCTGGAGAAGGCCCGCAAGAGCGCCAAGGGCGATGAGAAGATCGGCGTGGACATCGTCAGCCGCGCCGTGAGCGCCCCCATCAAGCAGATCGCGGCCAACACCGGGCTGGACGGCTCCATCGTGGCCCAGAAGGTGGAGGAGTCGAGCGACCAGAACTTCGGCTTCAACGCCATGACCCATCAGTACGAAGACCTGGTGAAGTCGGGCGTGATCGTGCCCACCAAGGTGGAGCGCGTGGCATTGCAGAACGCGGCGTCCATCGCCGGGCTCCTGCTCACCACCGACTGCGCCATCGTGGAGATCAAGGAGAAGAAGGAAAAGGCCCCGGCCGGCGGCGGCGGGATGGATGACATGGATTATTGA
- a CDS encoding ABC transporter permease, which yields MIRPRYIPLTLKQVWRHRTRSALTIAGIAVAMFLFVTVQALQRGVHEATSVTAADTTLVVYRENRFCPATSRLPEYYGDRIARLPGVTNVVPMKIVVNNCGASLDVVTFRGVPGDRLDDLAKHWTILDGSIDEWRRRSDAALVGERLASRRGLKVGQSFDAAGVTVNIAGILRSTEHQDQNVAYVSLPFLQQAARGSKLGIVTQFNVRVDDPAKLEEVARRIDEEFRHDVEPTHTRPEKAFVAQAGADVVELVRFTRFVGWGCLLAVLGLVANATILSVQDRIKEHAILQTLGFRGGLIARLIVTEGLLLSMLGGLLGAGAAGAVLHWGSFTLSNEGLSVLVNIDPTTLGVGLAIAGGVGVLAGLVPAWQAGRREIAACFRAV from the coding sequence ATGATCCGACCACGATACATCCCGCTCACGCTCAAGCAGGTCTGGCGTCACCGCACGCGCAGCGCGCTCACGATCGCGGGCATCGCGGTGGCGATGTTCCTCTTCGTCACCGTGCAGGCGCTGCAGCGCGGGGTGCATGAGGCCACCAGCGTCACCGCCGCGGACACCACGCTCGTCGTCTACCGCGAAAACCGCTTCTGCCCCGCCACCAGCCGCCTGCCGGAGTATTACGGCGACCGCATTGCGCGGCTGCCGGGCGTGACGAACGTGGTTCCGATGAAGATCGTGGTGAACAACTGCGGCGCGTCGCTCGACGTGGTGACCTTCCGCGGCGTGCCGGGGGATCGCCTCGATGACCTGGCGAAGCACTGGACCATCCTCGACGGATCGATTGACGAGTGGCGTCGGCGCTCGGATGCCGCGCTGGTCGGCGAGCGGCTCGCCTCGCGCCGCGGTCTGAAGGTGGGCCAGTCGTTCGACGCCGCGGGCGTCACAGTCAACATCGCGGGCATTCTGCGCTCCACCGAACACCAGGACCAGAACGTGGCGTACGTGTCGCTGCCATTTCTGCAGCAGGCGGCGCGGGGCAGCAAGCTGGGCATCGTCACGCAGTTCAACGTGCGCGTGGATGACCCGGCGAAACTCGAGGAGGTCGCCCGGCGCATCGACGAGGAGTTCCGCCACGACGTGGAGCCCACGCACACGCGCCCCGAGAAGGCCTTCGTGGCCCAGGCCGGGGCGGACGTGGTCGAACTGGTGCGATTCACGCGCTTCGTCGGATGGGGCTGCCTGCTGGCGGTGCTGGGGCTGGTCGCCAACGCCACCATCCTGAGCGTGCAGGATCGCATCAAGGAGCACGCGATTCTCCAGACACTCGGCTTCCGGGGCGGATTGATCGCCCGGCTCATCGTCACCGAAGGACTGCTCCTGAGCATGCTCGGCGGCCTGCTGGGCGCCGGGGCGGCCGGCGCGGTGCTGCACTGGGGGTCGTTCACCCTCTCGAACGAAGGGCTGAGCGTGCTGGTCAACATCGATCCGACGACCCTCGGCGTCGGACTGGCCATCGCGGGCGGCGTAGGCGTGCTGGCCGGGCTGGTTCCCGCGTGGCAGGCCGGGCGACGCGAGATCGCCGCGTGCTTCCGCGCCGTGTGA
- a CDS encoding TolC family protein has translation MSIRWFLIPLLSAALTGCQTYQPSPPELERHYAAWLNSVPTNDTLASFAARIAATADTPAAWTLDDGLNLAEAEALALFGNAELRVARSRAGVTAASAAHAGLWDDPVLAMDVTRIVSGMANPWMFMTSISFTLPVSGRLKTEIALADAGHAVELHRIAEREWETRMMVRETWVERAAMEHQVETARAYQAELDALIAIVDRIEQAGEMTRTAARLFHIERMKLVNDLNAMEESLTLAALRLRQLMGLAPHVTLSPARDLPKPPAPESLPMDATRSLIEHPTLQTLKAMHEAAERTLAHEIRRQYPDLGVGPGYEYEDEEHRVRVGLMLPLPIFNRNQRAIAEARAERDAARVMLETAMETLASDRAQAIARLHGAAERRRVMEERILPLIDAQFDDARRIAELGEVDTFMLLETLRQRLEGRLGLIDLIAAEARAGVALSRLLGPSNTDDNSAPPSTTEGGASW, from the coding sequence GTGTCCATTCGCTGGTTTCTCATTCCGCTGCTGTCGGCGGCCCTGACCGGCTGCCAGACGTACCAGCCCAGCCCGCCGGAGCTGGAGCGCCACTATGCCGCCTGGTTGAACTCGGTTCCCACGAACGACACGCTGGCGTCATTCGCGGCGCGCATCGCCGCGACGGCCGACACCCCTGCGGCGTGGACGCTTGATGACGGCCTGAACCTGGCCGAGGCCGAAGCCCTGGCGCTGTTCGGCAACGCGGAGTTGCGCGTGGCGCGCTCCCGCGCGGGAGTGACCGCCGCAAGCGCCGCCCACGCCGGACTGTGGGACGACCCGGTGCTCGCCATGGACGTCACCCGCATCGTGAGCGGGATGGCGAACCCGTGGATGTTCATGACTTCGATCTCCTTCACACTGCCCGTTTCCGGCCGGCTCAAGACGGAGATCGCCCTGGCTGACGCCGGGCACGCCGTTGAACTCCACCGCATCGCCGAGCGCGAGTGGGAGACGCGCATGATGGTCCGCGAGACGTGGGTGGAGCGGGCCGCGATGGAGCACCAGGTGGAGACGGCCCGTGCGTATCAGGCGGAACTCGACGCCCTCATCGCCATCGTGGACCGCATCGAGCAGGCGGGCGAAATGACTCGCACCGCGGCACGGCTGTTCCACATCGAACGAATGAAGCTCGTCAACGACCTGAACGCGATGGAAGAGTCGCTGACCCTCGCAGCCCTGCGCCTGCGCCAGTTGATGGGGCTGGCGCCGCACGTGACGTTGTCCCCGGCGCGCGACCTGCCGAAGCCGCCGGCGCCGGAGTCGCTCCCGATGGACGCGACGCGCTCGCTCATCGAACACCCCACGCTGCAGACGTTGAAGGCCATGCACGAGGCGGCGGAGCGAACCCTGGCGCATGAGATCCGCAGGCAGTACCCCGACCTGGGCGTCGGGCCCGGCTACGAGTACGAGGACGAGGAGCACAGGGTCCGCGTCGGCCTCATGCTGCCTCTGCCAATCTTCAATCGCAACCAGCGAGCCATCGCCGAGGCCCGCGCCGAGCGCGACGCAGCCCGGGTGATGCTCGAAACCGCAATGGAAACCCTGGCCTCGGACCGCGCCCAGGCCATCGCCCGACTGCACGGCGCGGCGGAGCGCCGCCGCGTCATGGAAGAGCGCATTCTGCCGCTCATCGACGCCCAGTTCGACGACGCCCGCCGCATCGCGGAACTGGGCGAGGTGGACACCTTCATGCTGCTCGAGACGCTTCGGCAGCGCTTGGAAGGGCGGCTCGGACTGATCGACCTGATCGCGGCGGAAGCTCGCGCGGGCGTGGCGCTGTCGCGGCTTCTCGGTCCGTCGAACACGGATGACAATTCCGCTCCCCCCAGCACGACGGAAGGAGGCGCGTCATGGTGA